A genomic region of Dunckerocampus dactyliophorus isolate RoL2022-P2 chromosome 10, RoL_Ddac_1.1, whole genome shotgun sequence contains the following coding sequences:
- the LOC129188934 gene encoding antihemorrhagic factor cHLP-B-like, producing MWAHLLVALLACALITGDAAPPLDLVTCNDATVGAAVNLAIRHINEHHHHGYKFKLGEIQGHKYEKVGEGCNIDLQLMLFETKCHFTNPKAAEDCEMWEMGERGASASCTSMLSVQDGIATVTRHQCTTQQAMSNEDMFLTCPDCPSMMSLNDPDVMRVVAEAVQKYNQESNHQHYFALLEVGRALSAYIPSLGMVTYPKFALVETNCPKGSRIAPEACVPRCPDRAQYAMCGTSYSTINGVKSPECELYPAKNSAPLGPGEVEPVCASSFHQSAEATTCRTQMTNNDPALHHICPFPLAVQLPQQEQVHH from the exons ATGTGGGCTCACCTGCTCGTGGCTCTGCTGGCATGTGCGCTGATAACTGGCGATGCGGCACCACCCTTGGATTTGGTCACGTGCAACGATGCCACCGTTGGGGCGGCAGTGAACCTCGCCATCCGTCACATCAACGAGCACCACCATCATGGCTACAAGTTTAAGCTTGGAGAGATCCAAGGACATAAATATGAAAAG GTGGGTGAAGGTTGCAACATTGATTTGCAGCTGATGCTCTTCGAGACCAAATGTCACTTCACCAACCCCAAAGCTGCTGAGGACTGTGAAATGTGGGAAATGGGTGAACGG GGTGCATCTGCCTCCTGCACCAGCATGTTGAGCGTGCAGGATGGCATAGCCACAGTCACCCGCCATCAGTGCACCACTCAACAAG CTATGTCCAACGAGGACATGTTCCTGACGTGTCCTGACTGCCCCTCGATGATGTCTCTTAACGACCCTGATGTGATGAGGGTAGTTGCGGAGGCTGTGCAGAAATACAACCAGGAGTCCAACCACCAGCATTACTTTGCCCTGCTGGAAGTGGGGCGTGCACTAAGCGCG TACATCCCATCCCTCGGCATGGTGACCTACCccaaatttgctttggttgagACAAACTGTCCTAAAGGCTCCAGGATTGCCCCGGAGGCCTGCGTGCCTCGCTGCCCTGACAGAGCT CAATACGCCATGTGCGGCACATCTTATTCCACCATAAATGGAGTTAAATCACCCGAGTGTGAATTATACCCAGCCAAA AATTCTGCCCCCCTCGGGCCTGGCGAGGTAGAACCAGTGTGTGCGTCATCCTTCCACCAAAGTGCTGAAGCGACCACCTGCAGAACTCAGATGACCAACAATGATCCAGCTCTCCATCATATTTGTCCCTTCCCTCTTGCCGTACAGCTTCCGCAGCAAGAGCAGGTTCATCACTGA